In Herpetosiphon gulosus, a genomic segment contains:
- a CDS encoding cyclic nucleotide-binding domain-containing protein produces the protein MNSSVIAVLRRVDIFAGLSDLELSQIAQLCKVAKAKKGQIIFREDSDGDDLYVVHDGAVEIQVQTRGSDGQQRLSTINTAYEGQAFGEIAMLGGGSRSATAVASMNPTTLLVINGPELSTLCDTNTAIGYRIMRNFINDMIYKLRSASLLLRGHIKWQDNQLSQID, from the coding sequence ATGAATAGTAGTGTGATTGCAGTGTTACGGCGCGTCGATATTTTTGCTGGGCTGAGCGACCTTGAGCTAAGCCAGATTGCCCAATTGTGCAAAGTTGCCAAGGCCAAAAAAGGCCAAATTATCTTCCGCGAAGATAGTGACGGCGATGATTTGTATGTTGTTCACGATGGTGCTGTGGAAATTCAAGTCCAAACGCGTGGCTCCGACGGCCAACAGCGCTTATCAACGATTAACACCGCCTATGAAGGCCAAGCCTTTGGCGAGATTGCCATGCTTGGCGGCGGCAGCCGTTCAGCTACGGCGGTTGCCAGCATGAATCCAACCACCTTGTTAGTGATTAATGGGCCAGAACTTTCGACGCTCTGCGACACCAACACCGCAATTGGCTATCGCATTATGCGCAACTTTATCAACGATATGATTTACAAGCTGCGCTCGGCCTCGTTGCTGCTGCGCGGCCATATCAAATGGCAAGATAATCAATTGAGCCAGATTGATTAG
- a CDS encoding ATP-binding protein, translating into MTERSRQRGHQQLQTMRSKRIQARLLALSRVMNDIMNVDDPARLITAASAKLRQVLAVDAIAVWFYSPTSHRYLLSHFNNANHEDFSADDREALSALQVRSGEALAGRVVSEGHAISARNADEYRSMFGALGRRREALFNRWRALLPISFQVTGFTLGGNGRPSGVIEFFSSKPSINANSAVWLQPTLDQLGSLLQLVRQQADARSQRRRLAALDAVVTAISTSSDLPDLLNVALLVVIEVVSANGGAICLASPGGRSMTLAAQHQLPQREALLLGSSQANSVLEDVVYYGQPTLRPVISTSDQGEDIMGRAAMPLLAGGTIVGVLVLYGNYQTLSNNIDWPSLVSMGSQIGIAIANTRLYEESQRERQRLGTVIESIADGVAICNGVGELILANETAAGLVEISILPTLATTSESGARYLDGTFVETDMLPFARALAGEVFRDYRLIVPGSQDQDVVLSFSGAPLRRSVLIDSTETSFDGAVIVFRDITEQRRLEEAKDEFLAVAAHELRSPLAAIKGYSDLLLRRELKQASEGRDLRGFITLSQQVNIMVQLVDNLLDVSRIDAERYTIQLDAVDLGILLDSVVTHARQTANNHTLHFEQLNPSVVYGDSLKLRQVATNFLTNAIRYSPQQTQIWVQVFSDEQFGYVQVDDQGPGIPQGQRERLFERYYRVPGIRRTGASTEGLGLGLYLCREIITLHNGRIWVDSAPSGGARFCIAIPRFIPEKHETNTTQTTLDLDAFLFSPQPGRRNDE; encoded by the coding sequence ATGACTGAACGATCACGGCAACGCGGCCATCAACAGCTCCAAACAATGCGCAGCAAACGGATTCAAGCGCGGCTCCTAGCGCTCTCACGGGTCATGAACGATATTATGAATGTTGATGATCCAGCGCGATTGATAACCGCTGCCAGTGCCAAATTGCGCCAGGTTTTAGCTGTTGATGCCATTGCAGTGTGGTTTTATAGTCCTACTTCACATCGTTACCTACTAAGCCACTTCAATAATGCCAACCACGAAGATTTTAGTGCTGACGATCGCGAGGCCTTAAGTGCCTTGCAAGTGCGTAGCGGCGAGGCACTAGCTGGGCGCGTGGTCAGCGAAGGCCATGCGATCAGCGCCCGCAACGCCGACGAATATCGCAGCATGTTTGGCGCATTGGGTCGCCGCCGCGAGGCCTTATTCAATCGCTGGCGAGCGCTGCTGCCAATTTCGTTTCAAGTAACCGGTTTCACGCTTGGCGGCAATGGGCGGCCCAGCGGCGTGATTGAGTTTTTCAGTAGCAAACCCAGCATCAATGCTAACTCGGCAGTTTGGTTGCAACCAACCCTCGATCAGCTTGGTTCGCTGTTGCAGCTGGTGCGTCAACAGGCCGATGCCCGTAGCCAACGCCGCCGTTTAGCCGCCCTCGATGCTGTCGTCACCGCGATTAGCACCTCTTCCGACTTGCCCGACCTGTTAAATGTTGCCTTGTTGGTGGTAATTGAGGTGGTTAGCGCCAATGGTGGGGCGATTTGTTTGGCCTCGCCTGGTGGCCGCAGCATGACTTTAGCCGCGCAACATCAACTCCCGCAGCGTGAAGCCTTGCTACTTGGTTCGAGCCAAGCCAACAGCGTTTTGGAAGATGTGGTCTATTATGGCCAGCCAACCTTGCGCCCCGTGATTAGCACCAGCGATCAGGGTGAGGATATTATGGGTCGCGCCGCCATGCCTTTGCTGGCTGGTGGCACAATCGTCGGGGTTTTGGTGTTGTATGGCAATTATCAAACGCTCTCGAATAATATCGATTGGCCTTCGCTGGTGTCGATGGGTTCGCAAATTGGCATTGCAATTGCCAACACCCGTTTATACGAAGAAAGCCAGCGCGAACGCCAACGGCTGGGCACGGTGATCGAATCGATCGCTGATGGCGTGGCAATTTGTAATGGAGTTGGCGAATTAATTCTGGCCAACGAGACCGCAGCGGGCTTAGTTGAAATCTCAATTTTGCCAACCTTGGCGACCACCAGCGAATCAGGTGCACGCTATCTTGATGGCACATTTGTTGAGACCGATATGTTGCCATTTGCCCGCGCTTTGGCTGGCGAGGTTTTTCGTGATTATCGGTTAATCGTGCCAGGCAGCCAAGATCAAGATGTGGTGTTGAGCTTCAGCGGTGCACCATTGCGCCGCTCAGTATTAATTGATAGTACTGAAACGTCGTTTGATGGTGCGGTAATTGTGTTTCGCGATATTACCGAGCAACGCCGTTTGGAAGAGGCCAAAGATGAGTTTTTGGCGGTCGCTGCCCACGAATTGCGCTCACCACTGGCGGCAATCAAAGGCTACAGCGATTTGTTGCTGCGCCGCGAGTTGAAGCAAGCCAGCGAAGGCCGTGATTTGCGTGGTTTTATCACGCTGAGCCAACAAGTGAATATTATGGTGCAGCTGGTCGATAATTTGCTTGATGTTTCACGAATTGATGCCGAGCGCTATACGATTCAGCTTGATGCGGTTGATTTGGGTATCTTGCTTGATTCGGTTGTGACGCATGCACGCCAAACTGCCAACAACCATACTCTGCATTTTGAGCAACTCAACCCTAGCGTAGTCTATGGCGATTCGCTGAAATTGCGCCAAGTTGCTACCAATTTTCTGACCAATGCAATTCGCTATAGCCCGCAACAAACCCAGATTTGGGTTCAGGTTTTTAGCGATGAACAATTTGGCTATGTTCAAGTTGACGATCAAGGGCCAGGCATTCCACAAGGCCAACGCGAACGTTTATTCGAACGCTACTACAGAGTACCGGGGATTCGCCGGACTGGGGCAAGCACTGAAGGTTTAGGTTTAGGCTTGTATTTATGTCGCGAAATTATTACACTGCACAATGGGCGAATTTGGGTTGATAGCGCTCCGAGCGGCGGCGCACGCTTTTGCATCGCCATTCCGCGCTTTATTCCTGAAAAGCATGAAACCAACACAACCCAAACCACCCTCGATCTCGATGCCTTTTTATTCTCGCCCCAACCAGGCCGGAGGAACGATGAATAG
- a CDS encoding NAD-dependent epimerase/dehydratase family protein produces the protein MLVLITGSSGQIGTNLALRLLADGHEVFGVDQRVNTWTKAFEYVIQDLGAPYRDFQGGIGGVPYPKPDVVVHLAANAKVHELVTYPHRALENVMTTYNVLEYCRHQQVPIIFSSSREVYGDIHRYLTEEAQADFVYTESPYSASKISGEAFIYSYARCYNLPYLVFRFSNVYGRYDNDIERMERVIPLFIRRMRDGQPVTVFGREKTLDFTYVDDCVDGIVRGIERIVSGQVANQTFNLAYGEGNTLVRMAELIAEALQIEATINVQPSKLAGEVTYYVANIGRARQLLGYTPQVALADGLRRAVAWNIAWDEEQRR, from the coding sequence GTGTTGGTTTTGATCACAGGTTCCAGTGGGCAGATTGGCACCAATTTGGCGCTACGCCTTCTCGCAGATGGCCATGAAGTGTTTGGGGTTGATCAACGGGTCAACACGTGGACAAAAGCCTTTGAGTATGTGATTCAGGATCTTGGCGCACCCTACCGCGATTTCCAAGGCGGCATAGGCGGCGTGCCTTACCCTAAGCCTGATGTTGTGGTGCATTTGGCGGCCAATGCCAAAGTTCATGAACTAGTAACCTACCCCCATCGAGCGTTGGAAAATGTGATGACCACCTACAACGTATTGGAATACTGTCGCCATCAACAAGTGCCAATCATTTTTAGCTCATCACGCGAAGTCTATGGTGATATTCATCGCTACTTAACCGAAGAAGCCCAAGCCGATTTCGTCTATACCGAAAGCCCCTATTCGGCCTCAAAAATCAGCGGCGAAGCATTTATCTATTCCTATGCCCGATGTTACAACTTGCCCTATTTGGTTTTTCGTTTCTCGAATGTTTATGGGCGCTACGATAACGACATCGAACGCATGGAGCGGGTAATTCCCTTGTTCATTCGCCGCATGCGCGACGGCCAACCTGTGACCGTCTTTGGGCGTGAAAAAACCCTCGATTTCACCTATGTCGATGATTGTGTCGATGGGATTGTGCGCGGAATCGAGCGGATTGTCAGTGGCCAAGTTGCCAATCAGACCTTTAATTTAGCCTATGGTGAAGGCAATACCTTGGTTCGTATGGCCGAATTGATCGCCGAGGCTCTGCAAATTGAAGCAACGATTAACGTGCAACCGTCAAAACTCGCTGGTGAAGTGACCTACTATGTGGCCAACATCGGGCGAGCACGCCAACTCTTGGGTTACACGCCCCAAGTTGCTTTAGCCGATGGTTTACGGCGAGCAGTCGCGTGGAACATTGCGTGGGATGAGGAACAGCGGCGATGA